One window of the Salvia splendens isolate huo1 chromosome 1, SspV2, whole genome shotgun sequence genome contains the following:
- the LOC121748697 gene encoding uncharacterized protein LOC121748697, whose protein sequence is MREIQEAQKEQRVALEMLTKQISQVAVSLGKIKGNEATMQPPGHENISEVSLRSGKVYQGPSHPAISPQTDSGPSREEEGESSRGGQVEERGKEKVGGEASKGGQKEETERVKPYPYRGMVTRKKDAAIDVASMFKDVDVKVPLLTALKMPPISMFIKDYLAGKVNEEGRLITDENVSAVIQRSDLPSKKTDPGMFTLPISIRDIQVEHAMCDLGASINVLPYSIYRKLGEAKLVDTDIMIQLADRSCIHPEGILEDVIIKVNNFLYPADFFVIKMTEPTAKESSGVLLGRPFLSTTSTIIDVRNGTISLDFKGGQYTFNIDEAIKRPADGKNVYSVDVTEPLV, encoded by the coding sequence ATGCGAGAAATCCAGGAGGCTCAAAAAGAGCAACGGGTGGCGTTGGAAATGCTGACGAAACAAATCTCTCAAGTTGCAGTATCGTTGGGAAAGATAAAGGGAAATGAAGCCACTATGCAACCACCTGGTCATGAGAATATTAGTGAAGTATCTCTGCGGTCAGGGAAGGTCTACCAAGGCCCCAGCCATCCTGCGATATCTCCACAAACTGATTCTGGACCAAGCCGTGAGGAAGAGGGAGAATCCAGTAGAGGTGGTCAAGTGGAAGAAAGAGGCAAGGAAAAGGTGGGAGGAGAGGCCTCGAAAGGAGGTCAGAAGGAAGAAACTGAAAGGGTTAAGCCTTATCCGTACCGTGGAATGGTGACAAGAAAAAAAGATGCCGCAATCGATGTGGCAAGCATGTTCAAGGACGTGGATGTAAAGGTACCGCTCTTAACGGCATTAAAAATGCCTCCGATCAGTATGTTCATTAAAGACTACCTGGCAGGAAAGGTCAATGAGGAAGGGAGACTGATTACAGATGAGAACGTCTCTGCCGTAATCCAGAGAAGTGACCTCCCCTCCAAGAAAACTGATCCAGGAAtgttcacactcccaatttcAATCAGAGACATTCAGGTAGAGCACGCCATGTGCGACTTGGGGGCATCTATCAACGTTCTGCCATACTCTATCTATCGGAAGCTGGGAGAGGCCAAGCTAGTCGACACAGATATAATGATACAGTTGGCCGACAGATCATGTATTCATCCCGAAGGAATTCTGGAAGATGTTATTATAAAGGTGAATAACTTTCtatacccagctgattttttcGTAATCAAGATGACAGAACCCACGGCAAAAGAGTCGAGTGGAGTCCTACTGGGACGACCATTCTTGTCCACGACCAGCACTATCATAGACGTCCGCAATGGGACGATCAGTCTGGACTTCAAGGGAGGGCAGTATACATTCAATATCGATGAGGCCATAAAAAGGCCAGCCGACGGAAAGAACGTGTATTCCGTGGATGTAACTGAGCCCTTGGTATAG